The following coding sequences are from one Lolium rigidum isolate FL_2022 chromosome 6, APGP_CSIRO_Lrig_0.1, whole genome shotgun sequence window:
- the LOC124661777 gene encoding peptidyl-prolyl cis-trans isomerase FKBP15-1-like isoform X1, with translation MGMKQPHLCLAVAAVAVAAILLTASAKKSADVTQLQIGVKYRPESCTVQSHKGDKIKVHYRGSLTDGSVFDSSYDRGDPFEFTLGSGHVIKGWDQGLLGMCVGEKRKLRIPSKMGYGERGSPPKIPGGATLVFDTELIAVNGKTSGADTSESNSEL, from the exons ATGGGGATGAAGCAGCCGCACCTCTGCCTCGCCGTCGCAGCCGTCGCCGTCGCGGCGATCCTGCTGACTG CTTCGGCCAAGAAGTCCGCCGACGTGACGCAGCTTCAGATCGGCGTCAAG TACAGGCCAGAGTCATGTACCGTACAATCTCACAAAGGCGACAAAATTAAAGTGCACTATCGT GGTTCACTCACCGATGGATCGGTATTTGATTCTAGCTATGACAGAGGTGACCCCTTTGAATTTACTCTTGGGAGTGGCCATGTGATAAAAG GTTGGGACCAAGGGTTACTAGGTATGTGTGTCGGCGAAAAGAGGAAGCTAAGAATACCTTCAAAGATGGGTTATGGGGAGCGAGGCTCCCCACCAAAGATTCCAG GTGGAGCAACTCTGGTTTTTGACACGGAGCTTATCGCTGTCAATGGAAAGACATCTGGTGCTGATACCTCCGAAAGCAACAGCGAGCTTTGA
- the LOC124661777 gene encoding peptidyl-prolyl cis-trans isomerase FKBP15-1-like isoform X2, translating to MGMKQRHLCLAVAAVAVAAVLLTASAKKSADVTQLQIGVKYRPESCTVQSHKGDKIKVHYRGSLTDGSVFDSSYDRGDPFEFTLGSGHVIKGWDQGLLGMCVGEKRKLRIPSKMGYGERGSPPKIPGGATLVFDTELIAVNGKTSGADTSESNSEL from the exons ATGGGGATGAAGCAGCGGCACCTCTGCCTCGCCGTCGCAGCCGTCGCCGTCGCGGCGGTCCTGCTGACCG CTTCGGCCAAGAAGTCCGCCGACGTGACGCAGCTTCAGATCGGCGTCAAG TACAGGCCAGAGTCATGTACCGTACAATCTCACAAAGGCGACAAAATTAAAGTGCACTATCGT GGTTCACTCACCGATGGATCGGTATTTGATTCTAGCTATGACAGAGGTGACCCCTTTGAATTTACTCTTGGGAGTGGCCATGTGATAAAAG GTTGGGACCAAGGGTTACTAGGTATGTGTGTCGGCGAAAAGAGGAAGCTAAGAATACCTTCAAAGATGGGTTATGGGGAGCGAGGCTCCCCACCAAAGATTCCAG GTGGAGCAACTCTGGTTTTTGACACGGAGCTTATCGCTGTCAATGGAAAGACATCTGGTGCTGATACCTCCGAAAGCAACAGCGAGCTTTGA
- the LOC124660011 gene encoding AP-4 complex subunit epsilon-like — translation MEQLRTIGRELAMGSQGGWGQSKEFLDLVKSIGEARSKAEEDRIIVRELEYLKRRLADPDVPRRKMKELLLRLVYAEMLGHDASFGHIHAVKMTHDESLPLKRTGYLAVALFIDERHDLVILVVNTIQKDLRSDNYLVVCAALTAASRLIGEEAIPAVLPQVVDLLAHPKEAVRKKAVMALHRFYQRSPSSVSHLVSNFRKKLCDNDPGVMGATLCPLYDLVLEDPNAYKDLVVSFVNILKQVAERRLPTSYDYHQMPAPFIQIKLLKILAVLGSGDKQASGHMYTVLGDIFRKGDSASNIGNAILYECICCISCIFPNSKMLDAAAETTSKFLKSDSHNLKYMGIDALGRLIKINPDIAEEHQLAVIDCLEDPDDTLKRKTFELLYKMTKSTNIEVIVDRMIEYMISITDHHYKAEIASRCVELAEQFAPSNQWFIQTMNKVFEHAGDLVNIRVAHNLMRLIAEGFGEEDEGADSQLRSSAVDSYLRILGEPKLPSSFLQIICWVLGEYGTSDGKHPASYIIGKLCDVAEAHPTDDTVRGYAISAILKIFAFEIAVGRKTTMLPEFQSLVDELSASHSTDLQQRAYEVQALLGLDKQAVGSVMPLDASCEDIEVDRNLSFLNSYVQQALEKGAAPYIPESERSGAVSVGNYRAQDQHDTSAHALRFEAYELPKPSVPTATSQASVYLPTTDLVPVPEPSYYKEDHQIGRSQPSGSAPSGEFGAKLRLDGVQKKWGRESYTSSSTPSSSTSSQQAANGASSSDGGAPISSQARESSYGSKKQQATEVSAEKQRLAASLFGSAAKADRKAHAGRRAAKESSSTEKVTVANAAPQPAKEQVVPAVPPPDLMDLGEPVPSSAPSADPFSQLDGLLGPASASPVVSATSAPSASNTPDLMSIFSDDTGTTSGSAEPAVGAQKGATAKKGHSLQDALQKDATARQVGVTPTGNNPNLFKDLLG, via the exons ATGGAGCAGCTCCGGACGATCGGGCGGGAGCTGGCGATGGGGTCGCAGGGCGGGTGGGGGCAGTCGAAGGAGTTCCTGGACCTGGTCAAGTCCATCGGCGAGGCCCGCTCCAAGGCGGAGGAGGACCGCATCATCGTCCGCGAGCTCGAGTACCTCAAGCGCCGCCTCGCCGACCCCGACGTGCCGCGCCGCAAGATGAAGGAGCTCCTCCTGCGCCTCGTCTACGCCGAGATGCTCGGCCACGACGCCTCCTTCGGCCACATCCACGCCGTCAAGATGACCCACGACGAGTCCCTCCCGCTCAAGCGCACCGGCTACCTCGCCGTCGCGCTCTTCATCGACGAGCGCCACGAcctcgtcatcctcgtcgtcaACACCATCCAGAAGGACCTCAGGTCCGACAACTACCTCGTCGTCTGCGCCGCGCTCACCGCCGCCAGCAGGCTCATCGGCGAGGAGGCCATCCCAGCCGTGCTGCCACAGGTCGTCGATCTCCTCgcgcaccccaaggaggccgtAAGGAAGAAGGCTGTCATGGCGCTCCACCGATTCTACCAGCGATCCCCCTCCTCCGTCTCCCACCTAGTCTCCAACTTCCGCAAG AAACTCTGTGATAATGATCCTGGGGTGATGGGTGCAACTCTATGCCCACTCTATGACCTGGTTTTGGAAGATCCAAATGCGTACAAGGATCTAGTTGTTAGCTTTGTTAACATTCTCAAACAAGTTGCAGAGAGGAGGCTTCCAACTTCCTACGACTACCACCAAATGCCCGCACCATTTATTCAG ATAAAATTATTGAAAATACTCGCTGTACTGGGTAGCGGTGACAAGCAAGCGAGTGGCCATATGTACACTGTCTTGGGTGACATATTCAGGAAGGGTGATAGTGCCAGCAACATTGGCAATGCAATATTGTACGAGTGCATATGTTGTATCTCGTGCATTTTCCCAAACTCTAAGATGCTAGATGCTGCAGCTGAAACAACATCAAAGTTTCTGAAG AGTGATAGCCATAATCTTAAGTATATGGGCATTGATGCTCTTGGACGACTAATAAAAATAAATCCTGATATTGCAGAAGAGCACCAGCTGGCTGTTATCGATTGCTTAGAG GACCCTGATGACACTTTGAAGCGTAAGACCTTTGAGCTTCTGTATAAGATGACAAAATCAACTAATATCGAAGTGATAGTTGATCGGATGATTGAATACATGATCAGCATAACTGATCACCATTATAAGGCAGAAATTGCATCACGTTGTGTTGAGCTAGCTGAACAGTTTGCGCCCAGCAATCAGTGGTTCATCCAG ACCATGAACAAAGTCTTTGAGCATGCTGGAGACCTTGTCAACATTAGAGTGGCGCACAATCTAATGCGTCTTATTGCTGAAGGATTTGGAgaggaggatgaaggtgctgataGTCAATTGAGATCATCAGCT GTCGATTCGTACCTCCGGATTCTGGGGGAGCCAAAGCTTCCGTCCTCATTTTTGCAG ATCATATGCTGGGTTTTAGGGGAATACGGAACATCAGATGGGAAGCATCCTGCTTCTTATATTATCGGGAAGTTGTGTGATGTGGCAGAGGCCCACCCAACGGATGACACTGTCAGG GGTTACGCAATCTCAGCAATTTTGAAGATATTTGCATTTGAAATTGCTGTTGGAAGGAAGACTACTATGTTGCCCGAG TTTCAGTCATTGGTAGATGAATTATCAGCTTCGCATTCAACAGACTTGCAGCAGCGTGCATACGAGGTACAGGCTTTACTAGGCTTGGACAAACAAGCTGTTGGAAGTGTAATGCCCTTGGATGCCAGTTGTGAAGATATTGAG GTCGACAGAAACCTCTCATTTTTAAACAGTTATGTGCAGCAAGCCTTGGAAAAGGGTGCGGCACCTTACATTCCTGAAAGTGAACGCTCAGGCGCTGTAAGTGTTGGCAACTACAGAGCACAGGACCAACATGATACATCTGCCCATGCTCTTAGATTTGAGGCCTATGAGCTACCTAAACCTTCAGTACCTACAGCAACCTCACAAGCCAGCGTTTACCTACCGACTACTGACCTTGTTCCAGTTCCAGAACCAAGTTACtataaggaagaccatcagatagGAAGATCCCAGCCATCAGGCAGTGCACCTTCTGGTGAATTTGGTGCCAAACTTCGTCTTGATGGGGTTCAGAAGAAATGGGGAAGGGAATCCTATACCTCCTCTTCTACACCTTCAAGCTCGACCTCTAGCCAACAAGCAGCCAATGGAGCTTCTAGCTCTGACGGGGGAGCTCCTATAAGTTCACAGGCACGGGAATCCTCGTATGGTTCTAAGAAACAGCAGGCAACAGAAGTTTCAGCAGAAAAACAACGGCTGGCTGCTTCACTTTTTGGTTCGGCTGCAAAAGCTGATCGGAAGGCACATGCTGGTCGGAGGGCAGCAAAAGAGAGTTCCTCCACTGAGAAAGTAACTGTTGCTAATGCAGCACCTCAGCCTGCCAAGGAGCAAGTAGTCCCAGCTGTCCCACCACCAGATCTGATGGATCTGGGTGAGCCAGTTCCATCAAGTGCCCCATCAGCTGACCCTTTCTCACAGTTAGATGGGCTCCTTGGACCAGCATCAGCCTCTCCGGTTGTTTCTGCAACCTCAGCTCCCAGCGCTTCCAACACACCAGACCTCATGTCCATCTTCTCGGATGACACTGGAACCACCAGTGGATCGGCAGAACCCGCAGTTGGTGCCCAAAAAGGAGCAACTGCAAAGAAGGGCCATAGTCTTCAAGATGCCTTGCAGAAGGATGCCACCGCACGGCAAGTCGGTGTGACACCAACAGGGAACAATCCTAATCTATTCAAGGACTTGCTAGGCTAG
- the LOC124661777 gene encoding peptidyl-prolyl cis-trans isomerase FKBP15-1-like isoform X3, whose amino-acid sequence MKQRHLCLAVAAVAVAAVLLTASAKKSADVTQLQIGVKYRPESCTVQSHKGDKIKVHYRGSLTDGSVFDSSYDRGDPFEFTLGSGHVIKGWDQGLLGMCVGEKRKLRIPSKMGYGERGSPPKIPGGATLVFDTELIAVNGKTSGADTSESNSEL is encoded by the exons ATGAAGCAGCGGCACCTCTGCCTCGCCGTCGCAGCCGTCGCCGTCGCGGCGGTCCTGCTGACCG CTTCGGCCAAGAAGTCCGCCGACGTGACGCAGCTTCAGATCGGCGTCAAG TACAGGCCAGAGTCATGTACCGTACAATCTCACAAAGGCGACAAAATTAAAGTGCACTATCGT GGTTCACTCACCGATGGATCGGTATTTGATTCTAGCTATGACAGAGGTGACCCCTTTGAATTTACTCTTGGGAGTGGCCATGTGATAAAAG GTTGGGACCAAGGGTTACTAGGTATGTGTGTCGGCGAAAAGAGGAAGCTAAGAATACCTTCAAAGATGGGTTATGGGGAGCGAGGCTCCCCACCAAAGATTCCAG GTGGAGCAACTCTGGTTTTTGACACGGAGCTTATCGCTGTCAATGGAAAGACATCTGGTGCTGATACCTCCGAAAGCAACAGCGAGCTTTGA